In Legionella cardiaca, a genomic segment contains:
- a CDS encoding alpha/beta fold hydrolase has product MKKFLWTSLKSRLQLVSTQEGKPFNWLFLPGGPGLGSESLNGLVSLLKLPGSIWRLDLPGDGSNLTTDDSSYFSSWSEALVEAVESLDNVILVAHSTGGMYVLATKKLEQLLMGLVLMDSAPDASWQTFFMEYVNQNPIANLEQLQDQYLTHPCNETLKQLTIASAPYLFTKSGFEKGVILLQQLPFNYKTSEWSTQHFDTHFKAQWIPQTIPTLIFAGDQDRITPLKLFTQLEAFKKDNILIKEITAAGHYPWIDNPDEVKLAFSEYCQML; this is encoded by the coding sequence ATGAAAAAATTTCTTTGGACATCTTTAAAATCACGCCTGCAATTAGTTAGCACTCAAGAAGGCAAACCATTTAACTGGCTCTTTCTTCCAGGCGGCCCTGGGCTTGGCTCAGAATCATTAAACGGATTAGTTAGCCTTCTTAAGCTTCCTGGCTCAATCTGGCGTCTAGATTTGCCTGGTGACGGTTCCAATTTAACGACTGATGATAGCTCTTATTTTTCGAGTTGGTCAGAGGCTTTAGTGGAGGCCGTAGAATCACTGGATAATGTCATTTTGGTTGCTCATTCAACAGGAGGCATGTATGTATTAGCTACAAAAAAGCTAGAGCAGCTATTGATGGGCTTGGTTCTTATGGACTCTGCGCCCGATGCCTCCTGGCAGACATTTTTTATGGAATACGTTAATCAGAATCCTATTGCCAATCTTGAACAATTACAGGATCAATATCTTACTCATCCTTGTAATGAAACATTGAAACAATTAACAATCGCCTCAGCCCCTTATTTATTTACCAAGTCCGGGTTTGAAAAAGGGGTTATACTGCTTCAGCAGTTACCATTCAACTACAAAACTTCTGAGTGGTCCACTCAACATTTCGATACCCACTTTAAAGCACAATGGATTCCTCAAACGATACCAACGCTCATCTTTGCAGGTGATCAAGACAGAATAACGCCCTTGAAATTATTTACGCAGCTAGAAGCATTTAAGAAAGACAATATTCTCATCAAGGAGATTACTGCAGCCGGCCATTATCCATGGATTGATAATCCCGATGAAGTTAAGCTCGCCTTCAGTGAATATTGTCAAATGTTATAA
- a CDS encoding ABC transporter permease: MELLWTDKCFLGVLLISTLIIIFSLRKKHIRLAFKRILKRPLAVSAGVVLLFFLVIGVMDSVHLKQTNAEFKNTTSSQTESILDKILSPLGTVYEKTYSAPLALNLYSAETRLIDDKPQQIYPRLNYGSQTIKNTEDRTQEVVRALIKAAWVSLTGGIFLWCLLIVIRSMRAEKLIILPSKLSFSVLLTVFLCLFIALAGYWLSRNFHVLGTGKIGQDIFYYTVKSIRTGLVIGILTTLFMLPLALFFGIGAGYFGGLIDDIIQYIYTTLSSIPGVLLITASVLSMQTYIANHPQQFATLSKSADARLFALCLILGVTSWTSLCRLLRAETLKLREVDYVTAARALGSSSFTIIRKHLLPNVMHIVLITLVLDFSFLVLAEAVLSYVGVGVSPMTISWGNMINGARLELAREPIVWWPMMSAFVFMFVLVLASNLFADAVRDAFDPHQA; this comes from the coding sequence ATGGAATTATTATGGACAGATAAATGCTTTCTTGGCGTTCTATTGATTAGTACGCTAATTATAATTTTTAGCTTGCGGAAAAAACATATTCGACTTGCGTTTAAACGAATTCTCAAAAGGCCATTGGCCGTTAGCGCCGGCGTTGTGTTGTTATTTTTTTTAGTGATAGGTGTTATGGATTCAGTGCATTTGAAACAGACAAACGCTGAATTTAAAAATACAACTTCTAGTCAAACTGAATCTATTTTGGATAAAATCCTGTCGCCACTTGGAACAGTGTATGAAAAAACTTATTCAGCTCCTTTAGCTCTTAATTTATACAGCGCAGAAACAAGGCTTATTGATGATAAACCCCAGCAAATTTATCCTCGATTAAATTATGGATCTCAAACAATAAAAAATACTGAAGATCGAACGCAAGAAGTTGTGCGAGCACTCATTAAAGCAGCATGGGTGTCTCTTACCGGCGGGATTTTTCTGTGGTGCTTGTTGATTGTAATTAGGTCGATGCGAGCTGAAAAGTTAATTATTTTGCCAAGTAAACTGAGCTTCAGTGTATTGCTTACTGTTTTTCTTTGCCTATTTATCGCCCTGGCTGGTTACTGGCTATCGCGAAATTTTCATGTATTAGGTACAGGAAAAATAGGACAGGATATTTTTTATTATACGGTCAAGAGTATTCGAACTGGGCTTGTAATAGGGATTCTAACGACGCTCTTTATGTTGCCTCTGGCCTTATTTTTTGGCATAGGTGCTGGCTATTTTGGTGGTCTTATCGATGACATTATTCAGTATATTTACACAACCTTAAGCTCCATCCCCGGTGTACTTCTAATTACTGCTTCGGTGCTGTCTATGCAAACCTATATTGCCAATCATCCGCAGCAGTTTGCAACACTAAGTAAAAGTGCTGATGCCAGATTATTTGCTCTTTGTCTTATTCTTGGTGTAACCAGTTGGACTAGCTTATGTCGCCTACTGCGCGCCGAAACCTTAAAGCTAAGAGAAGTTGATTACGTCACTGCAGCGCGAGCTTTGGGTAGTAGTTCTTTTACTATTATTCGTAAACATCTATTACCTAATGTAATGCATATCGTGTTAATTACCTTGGTTTTGGATTTTAGTTTCCTTGTTTTGGCTGAAGCAGTTTTATCCTATGTAGGGGTTGGCGTTTCACCCATGACCATCAGTTGGGGAAATATGATTAATGGGGCTCGTCTTGAACTGGCAAGAGAACCTATTGTGTGGTGGCCTATGATGTCGGCTTTTGTTTTTATGTTTGTTCTGGTATTGGCCAGCAATCTTTTTGCCGATGCGGTAAGGGATGCGTTTGACCCTCACCAGGCATAA
- a CDS encoding ABC transporter permease: MIQYLLRRILYAIPILLGINIITFALFFMVNSPDDMARMQLGEKHVKPAAIMQWKVQHGYNLPLFYNSEEQGIRSITRTLFFQKSLKLFAFDFGVSDAGRDISYDISHRMWPSLAIAIPILIWGMLADIIFAMAMAFFRSTYLDLSGVVFCIILMSVSSLFYIIGGQYIFGKVLRLVPISGYDDGLDSIKFIILPVVVAILAGVGAGARWYRSLFLEEMNRDYVKTARAKGLSEIRVLFRHVLKNAMLPILTGIVVLIPSLFMGSLVLESFFGVPGLGSYIIDAIQQQDFAIVRAMVFLGSILYIIGLILTDISYTLVDPRVRFN; this comes from the coding sequence ATGATTCAGTATTTATTGCGGCGAATTTTATATGCCATACCAATTTTATTAGGGATTAACATTATTACCTTTGCTTTATTTTTCATGGTGAATTCTCCAGATGATATGGCTCGGATGCAGTTAGGGGAAAAACATGTTAAACCTGCTGCCATCATGCAATGGAAGGTACAACATGGTTACAACTTACCTTTATTTTATAATAGTGAAGAACAAGGTATTAGAAGCATTACTCGAACGTTGTTTTTTCAAAAATCATTAAAATTATTTGCTTTTGATTTTGGTGTTTCCGATGCTGGTCGTGACATTAGTTATGACATTTCTCATCGCATGTGGCCAAGTCTTGCGATTGCTATTCCAATTCTTATATGGGGGATGTTAGCTGATATTATTTTTGCGATGGCCATGGCCTTTTTTCGCTCCACCTATCTTGATTTAAGTGGTGTGGTTTTCTGTATTATTTTAATGTCAGTTTCAAGTTTATTTTACATCATTGGGGGGCAGTATATTTTTGGGAAGGTTTTGCGACTCGTACCCATTTCAGGCTACGATGATGGATTAGATAGCATCAAATTTATAATCCTCCCTGTGGTAGTTGCTATCCTTGCTGGTGTAGGGGCCGGGGCAAGATGGTATCGCAGTTTATTTTTAGAAGAAATGAATCGAGATTACGTTAAAACCGCAAGGGCAAAAGGATTATCGGAAATTCGTGTATTATTTCGGCATGTTTTAAAGAATGCAATGCTACCCATTCTTACAGGAATTGTGGTTTTAATTCCTTCCTTATTTATGGGAAGCCTGGTTTTGGAATCTTTTTTCGGTGTTCCAGGTCTTGGAAGTTATATTATTGATGCGATTCAGCAACAAGATTTTGCGATTGTCAGAGCAATGGTATTTTTGGGTTCTATTCTTTATATCATTGGTTTAATTTTAACTGATATCTCCTACACATTAGTGGATCCGCGCGTAAGGTTTAATTAA
- a CDS encoding ABC transporter substrate-binding protein, whose amino-acid sequence MVFVLLLSMTSSYAGNWTFNNPYPDDDALEKIYYSSFAEQPKTLDPAKSYSSNEYQFIMQIYEPLLQYDYFIRPYQLEPLTASTMPQIRFLNKAHESIPDSKNGDVAYTVYTIHIRSGIFFQPHPAFAKNKKGQYLYHQLSADYLDNNDINKLSDFAKTGTREVTADDYIYQIKRLASPAVNSPIYGLMSEHIVGFRDFAQSLPDNLQPLNFLDLRKYPMAGVQKIDDYTFEVTITGQYSQFLFWLAMPFFAPVPWEADRFYSQVGMDDKNLSFDWYPVGTGPFMLSENNPNRRMVLSKNPNFRQEFFPSHGSEEDKKAGYLEYAGKPLPLVNRAIYTLEKESIPRWNKFLQGYYDLSGISADSFDQAIQINSAGLPTLTPSMQDKKIRLSQTTDPTIYYLGFNMLDPIVGGTSERARKLRLAISIAVNFDESIAIFYNGRGNAAQGPIPPGIFGYKEGAEGINPYVYRWDGSKPARRPLKDAKFLMKQAGYPGGIDPKTGEALILHYDVPITGGPDDKAQLDWMRKQFAKIGIDLNIRATQYNRFQDKMRSGNAQIYSWGWNADYPDPENFLFMLYGANGKVKHNGENASNYENLRYDRLFELMRNRKNDAERQKLIDSMVEIVRHDAPWAWGINTQTLILTHQWVSPTKPNTISLNGLKYMNVDVPRRNQLRELWNKPVLWPIGLLILFGFLLLLPLLLAYYQKERRHAPRIKK is encoded by the coding sequence ATGGTGTTCGTTTTACTGCTAAGTATGACTTCTTCCTATGCAGGTAATTGGACTTTTAATAATCCCTATCCAGATGATGATGCTTTAGAGAAAATTTATTATTCGTCATTTGCCGAGCAACCGAAAACCCTCGATCCGGCGAAGTCTTATTCTAGTAATGAATACCAATTCATTATGCAAATTTATGAACCTCTTTTGCAGTACGATTATTTTATAAGACCATATCAATTAGAACCGTTAACTGCTTCCACAATGCCGCAAATTCGCTTCCTTAATAAAGCGCATGAATCAATACCTGATTCAAAAAATGGGGATGTTGCTTACACGGTTTATACTATTCATATCAGGTCTGGTATCTTTTTCCAGCCGCATCCTGCATTTGCTAAAAATAAAAAAGGGCAATATTTATATCATCAGTTATCTGCGGATTATCTTGATAATAATGACATTAATAAGCTGTCTGATTTTGCAAAAACAGGCACACGTGAAGTAACGGCTGATGATTACATCTACCAAATTAAACGCCTCGCAAGTCCTGCTGTAAATTCACCTATTTACGGCTTAATGAGTGAGCATATTGTAGGTTTTCGCGATTTTGCCCAAAGTTTACCCGATAATTTGCAACCTCTTAATTTTCTTGATTTAAGAAAATATCCAATGGCTGGGGTACAAAAAATTGATGACTATACATTTGAGGTCACAATAACGGGTCAATATTCGCAATTTTTATTTTGGTTAGCGATGCCTTTTTTTGCGCCTGTTCCCTGGGAAGCAGATCGTTTTTACTCGCAAGTTGGTATGGATGATAAAAATTTGAGTTTCGATTGGTATCCTGTCGGTACTGGTCCATTTATGCTAAGCGAAAATAACCCAAATCGACGAATGGTACTGAGTAAAAACCCAAATTTTCGCCAAGAATTTTTTCCTTCGCATGGCTCAGAAGAAGATAAAAAGGCAGGTTATTTAGAATATGCCGGCAAACCACTTCCTCTAGTTAATCGAGCAATTTATACCCTGGAAAAAGAGTCAATTCCTCGTTGGAATAAATTTTTACAAGGCTACTATGACCTGTCAGGGATTAGCGCTGACAGTTTTGATCAAGCAATTCAGATCAACTCTGCGGGTCTTCCTACATTAACGCCAAGCATGCAGGATAAAAAAATACGGTTATCGCAAACGACAGATCCCACAATTTATTATTTAGGTTTTAACATGCTTGATCCTATCGTGGGTGGGACAAGCGAAAGGGCACGAAAATTACGGCTGGCTATTTCTATTGCCGTCAATTTTGATGAAAGCATCGCTATTTTTTATAACGGGCGAGGTAACGCTGCGCAAGGACCAATTCCTCCTGGAATTTTTGGTTATAAAGAAGGGGCAGAGGGTATCAATCCTTACGTTTATCGTTGGGATGGTAGCAAGCCAGCAAGGCGACCTCTTAAAGATGCAAAGTTTTTAATGAAACAAGCGGGGTATCCGGGAGGGATTGATCCCAAAACTGGTGAAGCATTAATTTTGCATTATGATGTCCCTATAACCGGAGGCCCTGATGATAAAGCTCAATTGGACTGGATGCGCAAACAATTTGCCAAGATTGGCATTGATTTAAATATTCGTGCCACGCAATACAACCGTTTCCAAGATAAAATGCGTTCGGGAAATGCTCAAATTTATAGTTGGGGCTGGAATGCAGACTACCCTGACCCTGAGAATTTTTTGTTTATGCTTTATGGTGCGAATGGCAAAGTTAAACATAATGGGGAAAATGCTTCAAATTATGAAAATCTCCGCTATGACCGCTTATTCGAGCTCATGAGAAACCGCAAGAATGATGCAGAGCGACAAAAATTAATTGATAGCATGGTTGAAATAGTCAGGCATGATGCACCTTGGGCTTGGGGAATTAATACGCAAACCCTAATATTAACTCATCAATGGGTTTCTCCGACAAAACCAAACACAATTAGTCTCAACGGATTGAAATACATGAATGTGGATGTGCCGCGACGCAATCAATTACGTGAACTATGGAATAAACCTGTGTTATGGCCGATTGGCTTACTAATTTTATTTGGTTTCTTGTTATTACTGCCTTTATTGTTAGCTTATTATCAAAAAGAACGGCGACATGCCCCGAGAATAAAAAAATGA
- the ligA gene encoding NAD-dependent DNA ligase LigA, which translates to MSQDIILMKINELRERIRLYDHHYYVLDAPLVPDIEYDRCFKELQKLESENPHYITPDSPTQRVGVSPAGAFEEIVHLKPMLSLANVFSTEELNAFMKRIADRLDNKEELLFTCEPKLDGLAVNLTYKDGLLAYAATRGDGAVGENITNNIKTIAAVPLKILSDNPPRLIEIRGEVYMPKAGFEAYNARARLSGEKTFANPRNAAAGSLRQLNAAITATRPLAIYFYGIGACEDFDLPGSHFLQLELLKSWGFRVSSETQKATGLSGCLAFYQSMLKRRMDLPYEIDGVVYKIDSIALQRDLGYVARAPRFACAHKFPASEEMTELMAVDFQVGRTGALTPVARLKPVSVAGVTVSNATLHNMDEIQRKDIRIGDTVVIRRAGDVIPEVVSVVLEKRPLETQSIHMPAQCPVCGADVIREEDEAVARCTGGLFCSAQLKRMLWHFASRKAMAIDGLGAGIIDQLVEERLVQDISDLYHLELDTVTNLPRMGKKSAENLLSAIEKSKKTTFPRFLYALGIREVGEVSARVLAAEFQDIDSLKTASVERLMELRDIGPICAYHIVHFFAQAHNCEVIDKLLSYGVHWPQEERKQLDAQHPFYGKTMVLTGTLTAMGREEAKAQLLAIGAKVSGSVSGKTDYVVAGTEAGSKLDKAIDLGVKVLNEEEFLALLT; encoded by the coding sequence ATGAGTCAAGATATTATTTTAATGAAAATTAATGAGTTACGAGAACGTATCAGGTTATATGATCATCATTACTATGTATTGGATGCGCCTTTAGTTCCAGATATCGAATATGATCGCTGCTTTAAAGAGTTACAAAAACTTGAGAGTGAAAATCCACATTATATTACCCCTGATTCACCTACTCAACGCGTTGGTGTTAGTCCTGCAGGTGCCTTCGAAGAGATTGTGCATCTAAAACCCATGCTTTCATTGGCGAACGTTTTTTCAACAGAAGAATTAAATGCTTTTATGAAAAGAATCGCTGACAGACTCGATAACAAAGAAGAGTTACTTTTTACTTGTGAACCAAAGCTTGATGGACTCGCTGTTAATTTAACCTATAAAGATGGCCTATTAGCCTATGCAGCAACTCGTGGAGATGGTGCGGTAGGTGAAAACATTACAAATAATATCAAAACAATCGCCGCAGTTCCCCTAAAAATACTAAGCGACAATCCTCCGCGTTTAATTGAAATTCGAGGAGAGGTTTATATGCCTAAAGCAGGTTTTGAAGCCTACAATGCTCGGGCAAGGCTCTCGGGAGAGAAAACTTTCGCCAACCCACGAAATGCCGCTGCAGGGAGCTTGCGTCAATTGAATGCGGCTATTACAGCGACGCGACCATTAGCCATTTATTTTTATGGTATTGGAGCATGTGAGGATTTTGATTTGCCCGGAAGTCATTTCCTCCAACTTGAGCTTTTAAAAAGTTGGGGATTTAGAGTTTCAAGTGAGACTCAAAAGGCAACAGGGCTATCAGGCTGTCTCGCTTTTTATCAATCTATGCTGAAGCGGCGAATGGATTTGCCTTATGAAATAGATGGGGTAGTTTATAAGATAGATAGTATTGCATTACAGCGCGATTTGGGCTACGTGGCGCGTGCTCCTCGCTTTGCTTGTGCTCATAAGTTCCCGGCCAGTGAGGAAATGACTGAATTAATGGCGGTGGATTTTCAAGTAGGGCGTACGGGAGCGTTAACCCCTGTTGCCCGTTTAAAACCTGTCAGTGTGGCTGGGGTTACTGTTAGTAATGCTACCTTACATAATATGGATGAGATTCAACGCAAAGACATTCGTATCGGAGATACGGTAGTCATTCGTCGGGCTGGCGATGTTATTCCTGAAGTAGTTTCTGTTGTTCTTGAGAAGCGGCCGTTAGAAACCCAAAGTATTCATATGCCTGCTCAATGTCCAGTCTGTGGGGCTGATGTGATTCGTGAAGAAGATGAAGCTGTTGCACGCTGTACTGGCGGGTTATTTTGCAGTGCTCAGCTTAAACGAATGCTTTGGCATTTTGCCTCTCGCAAAGCGATGGCAATTGATGGTTTGGGTGCAGGAATTATTGATCAGCTGGTCGAAGAGCGATTAGTACAAGATATATCAGATCTTTATCATCTGGAGTTAGATACAGTGACTAATCTTCCAAGAATGGGGAAAAAGTCGGCTGAAAATTTACTATCAGCAATAGAAAAAAGTAAAAAAACAACCTTTCCTCGTTTCTTATATGCATTGGGGATACGTGAAGTTGGTGAAGTTAGTGCGCGGGTATTGGCAGCGGAATTTCAAGATATTGATTCCTTGAAAACAGCATCCGTTGAAAGGCTTATGGAACTAAGAGATATTGGTCCGATATGCGCTTATCATATCGTGCATTTTTTTGCTCAGGCACATAACTGTGAGGTTATTGATAAATTATTATCCTATGGCGTGCATTGGCCTCAAGAAGAACGCAAACAACTTGATGCCCAACATCCTTTTTATGGCAAGACAATGGTTCTCACGGGAACCTTAACTGCCATGGGACGTGAGGAAGCAAAAGCACAATTGCTTGCTATTGGTGCCAAGGTTTCTGGCAGTGTTTCAGGTAAAACGGATTATGTAGTAGCTGGTACTGAAGCAGGTTCAAAACTTGATAAAGCCATAGATCTTGGCGTTAAGGTTTTGAATGAGGAGGAATTTCTTGCTTTGCTTACTTGA
- a CDS encoding DUF4785 domain-containing protein, with product MKSSHLIFLTTTLWFTQLQAISLPTQPIISYDCKQCENLSHDDLNSSWTTDEGALKEEIVHKQISRNYQIKASLQQLHNGISIYTQAPGALIRITSANSTVSSSPNLYIRNSQGKQFSVQEASSLLSKDTALKNTPFAGQLLAFQLKPELGSGKFIINSTDNSANANEGPYIIHVYDKDAATYLSLETDKARYHYGDKLNVTIRLSDDELNYPIDYINANVINPSGEIMPLNLEQVSNNLYQAQFDLVSDKNVLGENWYVAVETSTLLGDETITRQAHTAFSYVIPSATIRKIRATDKPLSFSAKVEVATGSRYALEAILFGSDSAGKLHPITAVQSASWLSPGKHTINFSFDSDLKTDYKAPYYLGYLHLIDFGQLKPVYEYNTPIELTTLG from the coding sequence ATGAAATCAAGTCATTTAATTTTTCTAACAACAACACTGTGGTTTACACAATTGCAGGCTATATCCTTGCCGACACAGCCTATTATTTCTTACGACTGTAAACAGTGTGAAAACCTCTCCCACGACGATTTAAATTCAAGCTGGACTACGGACGAGGGGGCGCTTAAGGAAGAAATTGTACACAAACAAATAAGTCGTAACTATCAAATTAAAGCATCCTTACAGCAGCTACATAACGGCATTTCAATCTATACACAGGCCCCAGGAGCCCTTATCCGCATCACATCTGCTAATTCAACTGTCAGCTCCAGTCCAAATCTTTATATTAGAAATAGTCAGGGCAAACAATTCAGTGTGCAAGAAGCCTCCAGCTTATTATCCAAAGACACTGCTTTAAAAAACACACCGTTTGCAGGACAACTGCTAGCATTTCAATTAAAGCCAGAACTAGGCTCAGGAAAATTTATTATTAACAGTACCGATAACTCAGCAAACGCAAATGAAGGTCCCTATATTATTCATGTTTATGATAAAGATGCAGCAACTTATTTAAGTCTGGAAACGGATAAAGCCCGATATCATTATGGCGACAAATTAAACGTGACTATTCGCTTAAGTGATGATGAACTCAATTATCCTATTGATTATATTAATGCCAATGTAATTAATCCATCTGGCGAGATAATGCCATTAAACCTTGAGCAAGTGAGTAACAATCTTTATCAAGCTCAATTCGATTTAGTTTCTGATAAAAATGTTCTGGGAGAAAACTGGTATGTAGCCGTTGAAACCTCGACATTATTGGGTGATGAAACCATTACCCGTCAGGCTCATACTGCTTTTTCTTATGTAATTCCCTCTGCGACTATTCGCAAAATACGCGCAACCGATAAGCCACTGTCATTTTCTGCCAAAGTAGAAGTTGCAACAGGAAGTCGTTATGCCTTGGAAGCTATACTCTTCGGCAGTGACTCTGCCGGAAAATTGCATCCGATAACTGCGGTGCAATCTGCATCTTGGCTGTCCCCTGGAAAACATACGATTAATTTTTCATTTGATTCCGACTTAAAAACTGATTATAAAGCTCCTTATTATCTTGGTTATCTTCATTTGATTGATTTTGGTCAATTGAAGCCTGTATATGAATACAATACGCCAATTGAACTGACAACTTTAGGATAG
- a CDS encoding DNA recombination protein RmuC, with product MVFYSSFSLLEGIALAIALQFFLIAWLIVRQTKQRNFVEVQSDKLQQLFISQLHQLHLDLQQAYQASQHHIQEKIIQGQLTSQQLISETVQRQMTDVREQMNHSFKQHASALTSHLQSLTEEIRNHLHSLTQQVNHKLTEGFEKTSSTFTDVVRRLTIIDEAQKKITELSTHVVSLQDVLVDKRARGAFGEVQLATLIANVLPTTHYRMQYTLSNQKRADCILFLPDPTGNVVIDAKFPLETYQKLMNADPASTDRKTLQQQFKQDLQKHIKDIAEKYIIPNETADGAVMFIPAEAIFAEIHANYPEIVALSQRLKVWLVSPSTLMAVLTTAKAVLKDDETRKHVHIIQKHLQALADDFQRFEKRMDKLSKHIDLAHQDVNDVNTSAKKITQRFQKIESVDLDLQELTNTVPALEDN from the coding sequence ATGGTCTTTTATTCTTCTTTCTCTTTGCTTGAGGGTATCGCTTTGGCGATTGCCCTCCAGTTTTTTTTAATAGCTTGGTTGATTGTACGTCAAACCAAGCAACGCAATTTTGTTGAGGTGCAATCTGATAAACTACAACAGTTGTTCATCTCGCAACTTCATCAATTACATCTTGATTTACAACAAGCTTACCAAGCCAGTCAGCATCATATTCAGGAAAAAATTATTCAAGGCCAACTAACCAGTCAGCAATTAATTAGCGAAACAGTACAGCGTCAAATGACTGATGTAAGAGAGCAAATGAATCACAGTTTTAAGCAACATGCCTCTGCCTTGACGTCTCATCTACAATCACTGACTGAAGAAATTCGCAATCATCTGCATAGTCTTACGCAACAGGTCAATCACAAACTAACAGAAGGCTTTGAAAAAACATCATCCACATTTACTGACGTCGTTCGCCGCCTGACCATTATCGATGAAGCCCAGAAAAAAATTACCGAGCTATCAACTCACGTGGTTAGCTTGCAAGACGTCTTGGTGGATAAACGCGCCCGGGGAGCCTTTGGTGAGGTACAGTTAGCAACGTTGATTGCCAACGTTTTACCGACTACACACTATCGTATGCAATACACCCTCAGTAATCAAAAAAGAGCTGATTGCATTTTGTTTTTACCTGATCCAACAGGGAATGTTGTAATTGATGCCAAATTTCCCTTAGAAACTTATCAAAAATTAATGAATGCAGATCCTGCCTCAACGGATAGAAAAACGCTACAACAACAATTTAAACAAGATTTGCAAAAACATATTAAAGATATCGCTGAAAAATATATTATTCCTAACGAAACTGCCGATGGCGCGGTTATGTTTATTCCTGCTGAAGCTATTTTTGCAGAAATTCATGCCAACTATCCCGAGATTGTTGCTCTTTCTCAACGTTTAAAGGTCTGGTTGGTTTCTCCAAGTACTCTCATGGCTGTACTAACTACAGCAAAAGCTGTTTTAAAAGATGATGAGACTCGAAAACATGTCCATATCATTCAAAAGCATTTACAAGCTCTTGCGGATGATTTCCAACGTTTTGAAAAAAGAATGGATAAATTATCAAAACATATCGATTTAGCTCATCAAGATGTGAATGATGTTAATACCTCAGCTAAAAAAATTACCCAGCGCTTTCAAAAGATTGAATCGGTTGATTTAGATTTACAGGAATTAACAAATACCGTTCCAGCACTTGAAGACAATTAA